In Ailuropoda melanoleuca isolate Jingjing chromosome X, ASM200744v2, whole genome shotgun sequence, a single genomic region encodes these proteins:
- the ZFP92 gene encoding zinc finger protein 92 homolog, whose translation MAAILLKARPKVPVSFEDVSVYFTKTEWKLLDLRQRILYKRVMMENYRHLVSLGFLSSKPHLVSWLEQGEGPWAADICRTPAATGRQTGDRIKNRTSISKQKHCLKELTRTGLWAGNKSQGARPRGEMLEHRVKQAYSPPAGSSEKGRSSSAGEGREMRQSSSHTGRQESVPRPQGSKGAEKRYLCQQCGKSFSRSSNLIKHRVIHSGEMPYECSECGKLFRRSFALLEHQRIHSGEKPYVCSECGKTFTRSSNLIKHQIIHSGEKPYACSECGKLFRRRFALLEHQRIHSGERPYTCSRCGKAFSRSSNLIEHQRTHSGEKPYACSQCLKAFKGVSQLIHHQRIHSGEKPFQCKECGKAFRGCSGLSQHQRVHSGEKPYECSECGRTFSRRANLFKHQAVHRPGRPAERLDRGRVFPSRAVLPEHRQAHAGEQPRGRGXEGDKVQGDSERAAAARAV comes from the exons ATGGCAGCCATTCTCTTGAAGGCCAGACCCAAG GTGCCAGTATCTTTTGAAGATGTGTCTGTGTACTTCACCAAGACAGAATGGAAGCTTCTGGATCTCAGACAAAGGATCCTCTACAAGAGAGTGATGATGGAGAACTATCGCCATTTGGTGTCACTGG GATTTTTATCCTCCAAGCCTCACCTGGTGTCTTGGCTGGAACAAGGGGAGGGGCCCTGGGCAGCAGACATCTGCAGAACACCGGCTGCCACGGGGAGGCAGACAG GTGACAGGATAAAGAACAGGACATCGATTTCCAAGCAGAAGCATTGCCTGAAAGAACTCACAAGGACCGGTCTTTGGGCCGGGAACAAGAGCCAGGGAGCCAGGCCACGAGGGGAGATGCTTGAGCACAGAGTGAAACAGGCTTATTCTCCACCGGCAGGTTCCAGCGAGAAAGGCCGAAGCAGCTCTGCAGGTGAGGGAAGAGAGATGAGGCAGAGCAGTAGCCACACTGGTAGGCAGGAGTCAGTGCCAAGGCCACAGGGTTCCAAAGGCGCCGAGAAGCGATACCTGTGTCAGCAGTGCGGGAAATCCTTCAGCCGCAGCTCCAACCTCATCAAGCACCGGGTCATCCACAGCGGCGAGATGCCCTACGAGTGCTCCGAGTGCGGGAAGCTCTTCCGGCGCAGCTTCGCGCTCCTGGAGCACCAGCGCATCCACAGCGGCGAGAAGCCCTATGTGTGCAGCGAGTGCGGGAAGACGTTTACACGCAGCTCCAACCTCATCAAGCACCAGATCATCCACAGCGGCGAGAAGCCCTACGCGTGCTCCGAGTGCGGGAAGCTCTTCCGGCGCCGCTTCGCGCTCCTGGAGCACCAGCGCATCCACAGCGGCGAGCGGCCCTACACGTGCAGCAGGTGCGGCAAGGCCTTCAGCCGCAGCTCCAACCTCATCGAGCACCAGCGCACCCACAGCGGCGAGAAGCCCTACGCGTGCAGCCAGTGTCTGAAAGCCTTCAAGGGCGTCTCCCAGCTCATCCACCACCAGCGCATCCACAGTGGGGAGAAGCCGTTCCAGTGCAaagagtgtgggaaggccttccGGGGATGCTCGGGTCTCAGTCAGCACCAGCGGGTCCACAGCGGCGAGAAGCCCTACGAGTGCAGTGAGTGTGGGAGGACCTTCAGCCGGCGAGCCAACCTCTTCAAGCATCAGGCTGTTCACCGCCCGGGGAGGCCGGCCGAACGTCTCGACCGCGGGAGGGTGTTCCCGAGCCGCGCCGTCCTCCCGGAGCACCGGCAGGCGCACGCCGGCGAGCAGCCGCGCGGCCGCGGCGANGAGGGCGACAAAGTCCAGGGAGACTCGGAACGCGCGGCCGCCGCCCGCGCCGTCTGA